From a region of the Anas acuta unplaced genomic scaffold, bAnaAcu1.1 SCAFFOLD_56, whole genome shotgun sequence genome:
- the LOC137848918 gene encoding ankyrin repeat, SAM and basic leucine zipper domain-containing protein 1-like isoform X1, giving the protein MEVFLHGLDLEHLTGLLKERDVYLRQLLIMQKEELMQMGVTNPVDQQKLLDAIKELQVKEVRIGDLPEVVKMEFSGNECLKFLQKLNKECSKLNVPLQTVNNHFLKNSHKIALQWAPTERYIEVCRDMVSSVERLGEEVARLKDLVEKVSVRPFHCTQKPGCSILNVTAISEMFCTLVYLSLFSLITASTTRTLLSTSP; this is encoded by the exons ATGGAAGTATTTTTACATGGTCTTGATCTAGAACACCTAACAGGATTATTGAAG GAAAGAGATGTATATTTAAGGCAACTTCTGATCATGCAAAAAGAAGAGTTAATGCAG ATGGGCGTTACAAATCCTGTAGATCAACAGAAACTCCTAGATGCTATTAAAGAGCTACAAGTGAAAGAAGTAAGAATTGGAGATCTCCCTGAAGTAGTGAAGATGGAATTCAG tgGAAACGAATGCCTCAAGTTCCTTCAGAAGTTGAATAAAGAGTGTAGCAAGCTGAATGTTCCTCTGCAGACCGTAAATAATCATTTCCTCAAAAATTCTCACAAG ATAGCACTGCAGTGGGCGCCAACTGAAAGATACATTGAAGTCTGCAGAGACATGGTTTCCAGTGTTGAAAGGTTGGGAGAAGAAGTTGCCAGACTGAAGGACCTCGTGGAGAAGGTGAGCGTGAGGCCGTTCCATTGCACACAGAAACCTGGCTGCAGTATCTTGAACGTGACAGCCATCAGTGAAATGTTTTGTACCTTGGTCTATCTCAGCCTCTTCAGTTTGATCACTGCATCCACCACTCGTACGCTTCTTTCCACCTCTCCATAA
- the LOC137848918 gene encoding ankyrin repeat, SAM and basic leucine zipper domain-containing protein 1-like isoform X2, with product MEVFLHGLDLEHLTGLLKERDVYLRQLLIMQKEELMQMGVTNPVDQQKLLDAIKELQVKEVRIGDLPEVVKMEFSGNECLKFLQKLNKECSKLNVPLQTVNNHFLKNSHKIALQWAPTERYIEVCRDMVSSVERLGEEVARLKDLVEKHEQKNDPSQAVFPEKAPTLEKRLVKMGAITVLAFFFFFFITKLMAKKE from the exons ATGGAAGTATTTTTACATGGTCTTGATCTAGAACACCTAACAGGATTATTGAAG GAAAGAGATGTATATTTAAGGCAACTTCTGATCATGCAAAAAGAAGAGTTAATGCAG ATGGGCGTTACAAATCCTGTAGATCAACAGAAACTCCTAGATGCTATTAAAGAGCTACAAGTGAAAGAAGTAAGAATTGGAGATCTCCCTGAAGTAGTGAAGATGGAATTCAG tgGAAACGAATGCCTCAAGTTCCTTCAGAAGTTGAATAAAGAGTGTAGCAAGCTGAATGTTCCTCTGCAGACCGTAAATAATCATTTCCTCAAAAATTCTCACAAG ATAGCACTGCAGTGGGCGCCAACTGAAAGATACATTGAAGTCTGCAGAGACATGGTTTCCAGTGTTGAAAGGTTGGGAGAAGAAGTTGCCAGACTGAAGGACCTCGTGGAGAAG CATGAACAGAAGAATGACCCCAGTCAAGCGGTATTCCCAGAAAAAGCACCCACCTTGGAAAAAAGATTAGTAAAAATGGGAGCAATAACAGTGcttgcgtttttttttttcttctttataactAAGTTAATGGCAAAGAAAGAGTGA